The Helicobacter cetorum MIT 00-7128 region ATTATTTTGCATGTCCTTAAAGCTTGTTTTATACTTCGCATAGAGCCACAAATAGAGTTGTTTAGCCCTAAAACTTGGTTTTAAAAGTTGGCTTAATTCATCTAAAGTAAAATCATAAATGCTAGGTTTCATTAGATAACCCTAATTCTAAAAGTTGGTGTAAGTGTAAGACCCCTAAAACTTTATTTTGAGTATCCACACACACTAAAAGCTGGATTTTATGGTGCTCTAAAAATTCTAACGCCTCTAAAATAAGGGCGTCTAAATTGTTAAAGCTTTTAGGTTTTAGAGTGGCAAAATGCTTGACTTCACTATCTAAACTAAGCCCCTTTAATAACGCTCTACGCACATCGCCATCGCTTAATACCCCTACAAGCTCGTTATTTTCATTGACTAAAATCGCACTACCCAAGCGTTTTTCGCTCATTTCTATGAGCGCATTTTTAAAGCTTGTGTTGGGCGTTATTAAAGGAAGATTGGTGGTTTGCAATAAATCTTTGACTTTCACAAAAAGCTTTTTGCCTAAAAGCCCGCCAGGATGAAAGGACGCAAAATCTTCTTTGCTAAAATTCTTTGCTTGCATTAAACATGCCATTAAAGCATCGCCTAGTGCAAGGGTGAGTGTGGTGGAAGTTGTAGGGGCGGTATTGATTGGGCAAGCCTCTTTATCAATTTTTAGGCTCAAATAATAATCG contains the following coding sequences:
- a CDS encoding KpsF/GutQ family sugar-phosphate isomerase, which encodes MSTHLNFNAIAQQVLQDEAHALLESTRQFQTSNDLEKIIKLILESQKRGGKLVVVGVGKSALVAQKIVASMLSTGNKSAFLHPTEAMHGDLGLVDKNDIILMISYGGESQELLSVFSHLKRLSYKIITMTKSPTSSLSKLGDYYLSLKIDKEACPINTAPTTSTTLTLALGDALMACLMQAKNFSKEDFASFHPGGLLGKKLFVKVKDLLQTTNLPLITPNTSFKNALIEMSEKRLGSAILVNENNELVGVLSDGDVRRALLKGLSLDSEVKHFATLKPKSFNNLDALILEALEFLEHHKIQLLVCVDTQNKVLGVLHLHQLLELGLSNET